The following are from one region of the Rosistilla carotiformis genome:
- a CDS encoding ABC transporter permease, whose translation MAEANQGPHYGRVLLTFARNSLVRDMTFRANFLFQCISSVSWTLMNVGFYLIIFQYTNSIGEGTGWHKHQFFLFLATTWFINSLVQAFFMPNAEEFSELIRTGGLDFALLKPIDTQFLVSFHKVDWSSLSNFAVGLVLAAISLSYLITDPVAPLQITATMIILYPLFILCGVAIMYSLMISLSATSIWLGRNQTLYNFWFYITNFSRYPMEIYQNGWGWSLWGLFTFVIPVLVVVNVPARIIAKPLDPRAAWEWPLAGFMLFATVVCLVASRWVFRKALLSYRSASS comes from the coding sequence ATGGCTGAAGCTAACCAAGGCCCGCACTACGGACGCGTCCTGCTGACGTTTGCCCGCAACAGCTTGGTCCGCGACATGACGTTTCGGGCCAACTTTTTGTTCCAGTGCATCAGCAGCGTCTCCTGGACGTTGATGAACGTCGGCTTCTATTTGATCATCTTCCAGTACACCAATTCGATTGGTGAAGGGACCGGTTGGCACAAGCACCAGTTTTTCCTGTTCCTGGCGACAACCTGGTTCATCAACAGCCTGGTCCAAGCTTTTTTCATGCCCAACGCGGAAGAGTTCAGCGAATTGATCCGCACCGGCGGGCTCGATTTCGCCCTGCTCAAACCGATCGACACCCAGTTCCTGGTCTCGTTCCATAAAGTCGACTGGTCCAGCCTGTCGAACTTTGCCGTCGGTCTGGTTCTGGCGGCGATTTCGCTCAGCTACCTGATCACCGATCCCGTCGCTCCGCTGCAGATCACTGCCACGATGATCATCTTGTACCCGCTGTTCATCCTCTGCGGCGTCGCGATCATGTACAGCTTGATGATCTCGTTATCGGCGACAAGCATCTGGCTGGGCCGCAACCAAACGCTCTACAATTTTTGGTTCTACATCACCAACTTCAGCCGCTATCCGATGGAGATCTATCAGAACGGTTGGGGCTGGAGCCTGTGGGGGCTGTTCACGTTTGTGATCCCCGTGCTGGTCGTCGTGAACGTCCCGGCGCGGATCATTGCCAAGCCGTTGGATCCGCGGGCTGCCTGGGAATGGCCGCTGGCCGGATTCATGCTGTTTGCGACCGTCGTCTGCTTGGTCGCCAGCCGTTGGGTGTTCCGCAAAGCCTTGCTCAGCTACCGCAGCGCCAGCAGCTGA
- a CDS encoding c-type cytochrome domain-containing protein yields the protein MKNKTLSGIVLCLAILSNQPIFAAGPLNDDGQVIDFARDVAPILRTKCLSCHGPDDAKNDFRVDDPEIMADYIEAGDHESSSLYIDYIVAEDPDMLMPPESEGPMSPGEIAILRLWIEEGANWPEDAKVVLADPNAVDVVIVEPVPVPSSLASRVWAFQGYLHPATVHFPVALLTFGAIFVVLGYKWPQLAHPIPFACLLCGALSAIAASAMGWSFADQEGYGSWSKGLEASISRHRWTGVGVTITSVAFALIAIKAEMNENLRLRKVWQIGLLISAGMVGLVGHIGGELTYGEEFYHKAFEILSGTNSELPVIEIETVSTDGES from the coding sequence ATGAAAAACAAGACACTCTCTGGGATCGTCCTGTGCTTGGCGATCCTTTCGAATCAACCGATCTTTGCCGCGGGCCCTTTAAATGACGATGGCCAAGTGATCGACTTCGCTCGCGATGTCGCGCCGATCTTGCGAACCAAGTGCCTCTCCTGCCACGGCCCCGACGACGCCAAGAACGATTTCCGTGTCGACGATCCGGAGATCATGGCCGACTATATCGAAGCGGGCGATCACGAATCGAGTTCGCTGTACATCGATTACATCGTCGCTGAAGATCCCGACATGCTGATGCCGCCGGAATCCGAAGGGCCGATGTCCCCTGGGGAGATTGCGATTCTTCGGTTGTGGATCGAAGAGGGAGCGAATTGGCCCGAAGACGCGAAGGTTGTCCTTGCCGATCCGAACGCCGTCGACGTGGTCATCGTCGAACCGGTCCCGGTTCCCAGTAGCTTGGCGAGTCGCGTTTGGGCGTTCCAAGGGTATCTGCATCCTGCCACGGTCCACTTCCCCGTCGCGCTGCTCACCTTCGGCGCGATCTTTGTCGTGCTGGGATACAAGTGGCCACAACTCGCCCATCCGATTCCCTTCGCCTGCCTGTTGTGCGGTGCCCTCTCGGCGATCGCCGCGTCGGCAATGGGCTGGTCCTTTGCGGACCAAGAGGGATACGGCAGTTGGTCCAAGGGGCTGGAGGCTTCGATCTCGCGGCACCGTTGGACGGGCGTCGGTGTGACGATCACCTCGGTCGCGTTTGCCTTGATCGCGATCAAAGCCGAAATGAACGAAAACCTCCGTTTACGAAAGGTCTGGCAAATCGGTCTGTTGATCAGCGCCGGGATGGTTGGCCTGGTCGGTCACATCGGCGGCGAACTGACCTACGGCGAAGAGTTCTATCACAAAGCCTTCGAGATCCTGTCCGGGACGAATTCGGAACTGCCGGTGATCGAAATCGAAACGGTTTCGACCGACGGCGAATCTTAA
- a CDS encoding DUF1559 domain-containing protein: MSNQPPNPSLPPNDPHYQQWNPPAKKNNTVLIIVLALVGLGALPCLGICAGLLLPAVQAAREAARRVECSNNIKQIALAMHNYHDAYQAFPPAFTVDEAGQPLHSWRTLILPFLEQKALYDQIDLNKPWDDPANQQVASTVIKVFGCPSATDHSATGYVAVVDPSGAMTGPVGTRFRDILDGSANTILFVEVGSEHAVPWMSPHDIDLATFESFAGQDRQLSNHPGGTHVSLCDGAVRFLANSTDAEIRRSLITKAGNERVTLP, encoded by the coding sequence AACACCGTGTTGATTATCGTGTTGGCTTTGGTGGGCCTGGGAGCGCTCCCCTGCTTAGGTATCTGTGCTGGTCTTTTGTTGCCCGCCGTCCAAGCTGCCCGCGAAGCGGCGCGGCGCGTCGAGTGCAGCAACAATATCAAGCAGATCGCCCTGGCGATGCATAATTATCACGATGCGTACCAGGCGTTTCCTCCTGCCTTCACTGTCGATGAAGCCGGGCAACCGCTGCACAGTTGGCGAACGCTGATCCTTCCCTTCTTGGAACAGAAAGCCCTCTACGATCAAATCGATCTGAACAAACCGTGGGACGATCCTGCCAACCAGCAGGTCGCTTCCACGGTGATCAAAGTCTTCGGATGCCCTTCGGCCACCGATCATTCGGCCACCGGATACGTCGCGGTGGTCGACCCGAGTGGCGCCATGACGGGGCCAGTGGGAACGCGTTTCCGCGACATATTGGATGGGTCCGCCAATACGATCCTCTTTGTCGAAGTCGGTTCGGAACATGCCGTGCCATGGATGAGTCCGCATGATATCGATCTCGCAACGTTTGAAAGCTTTGCGGGGCAGGATCGCCAGCTATCGAATCATCCTGGCGGGACGCATGTGAGCCTCTGCGACGGGGCCGTCCGTTTCTTGGCCAATTCAACCGATGCCGAAATACGTCGAAGCTTGATCACCAAAGCGGGTAATGAGCGGGTCACTTTGCCTTGA